One stretch of Pseudomonadota bacterium DNA includes these proteins:
- a CDS encoding cation diffusion facilitator family transporter gives MGHNHPHTPAGKNTRRLTIVFGLTTLYLVVEVIGGLLTGSLALLADAGHMLTDVAGLGLALLAIRFAKRPATPERTYGFYRVEILAALANALVLVGISFYILYEAYQRFRDPPEVQSGTMLLVAFVGLIVNIIGIYLLRSASEESLNMKGAYFEVLSDMLTSIGVIIAGVIMLTTGWYYADPLISAGIGLFILPRTWMLLRDAVGVLLEGTPSDINLAALREAISGVAGVASVHDLHVWSLTSGVNAMSAHAVLADRASHDEVLAAVQQRVTTDFKIAHATVQVERKECAAHEVHL, from the coding sequence ATGGGGCATAACCATCCTCACACCCCTGCCGGTAAGAATACACGCCGGCTCACCATCGTCTTCGGGCTGACGACCCTGTACTTAGTTGTTGAGGTTATCGGCGGACTGCTCACGGGCAGTCTCGCGCTCTTGGCCGACGCCGGGCATATGCTGACCGACGTGGCCGGGCTCGGGCTGGCCTTGCTCGCCATCCGGTTCGCCAAGCGCCCGGCGACGCCCGAGCGTACCTATGGCTTTTACCGTGTTGAGATCCTTGCCGCGCTCGCGAATGCGCTCGTGCTGGTCGGCATCTCGTTCTACATCCTCTACGAAGCTTACCAACGATTCCGCGACCCGCCGGAGGTCCAGAGCGGAACGATGTTGCTCGTCGCCTTCGTCGGTCTCATTGTAAATATTATCGGCATTTACCTCTTACGCTCGGCATCGGAGGAGAGCCTGAACATGAAGGGGGCATACTTTGAAGTGCTCTCCGACATGCTCACCTCGATCGGCGTCATCATCGCTGGCGTCATAATGTTGACTACGGGCTGGTATTACGCCGACCCGCTGATCTCGGCCGGCATCGGCCTCTTTATCCTGCCGCGCACGTGGATGCTGCTGCGTGACGCGGTAGGCGTGCTGCTTGAAGGCACGCCATCCGATATCAACCTTGCGGCGTTGCGCGAGGCCATTAGCGGCGTTGCTGGGGTCGCCAGTGTCCATGACTTGCACGTATGGTCTCTGACTTCCGGAGTAAATGCGATGAGCGCGCACGCGGTCCTTGCCGACCGGGCGTCCCACGATGAGGTGCTAGCCGCCGTGCAACAGCGCGTCACCACAGACTTTAAGATCGCACACGCCACCGTGCAGGTTGAGCGGAAGGAGTGCGCCGCACACGAGGTCCATTTATGA
- a CDS encoding DMT family transporter yields MGLRRGTKQPGVFAALGAAFLFGAGTPLAKLLLATVDPWLLAGLLYLGSGLGLALYRSLCGMPAVRLCAEETLWLAGAIGAGGIVGPVLLMFGLTAMPASGASLLLNAEAVFTALLAWFAFRENFDRRIALGMAAIVAGAAILSWPGEAGFAGLWPALLVLGACLAWGIDNNLTRKVSLTDAAWIAEVKGLCAGTVNLALAFSLGATPPRLPAIAAAMAVGFLAYGVSLALFVVGLRHLGTARTGAYFSIAPFFGALSALWLGEAVTPKLLIAGALMALGVWLHLTEHHAHQHTHEALEHEHEHVHDEHHRHDHDESVPPGTKHSHRHRHEPLRHLHPHAPDAHHRHRH; encoded by the coding sequence ATGGGCTTGCGACGCGGCACCAAGCAACCGGGCGTGTTTGCCGCGTTGGGGGCGGCTTTTCTGTTCGGTGCGGGTACACCGCTCGCGAAGCTCCTGCTCGCTACGGTAGATCCGTGGCTGCTCGCGGGCTTGCTCTACCTGGGCTCCGGGCTCGGCCTTGCGCTGTATCGCTCGCTATGCGGTATGCCGGCGGTGCGGCTTTGCGCAGAGGAAACGCTGTGGCTCGCCGGGGCGATAGGCGCGGGTGGTATCGTCGGGCCGGTCTTGCTGATGTTCGGCCTGACCGCAATGCCTGCCTCCGGCGCATCGCTCCTCTTGAATGCGGAAGCGGTGTTCACCGCGCTCTTGGCATGGTTTGCGTTCCGGGAGAACTTCGACCGGCGCATCGCGCTCGGGATGGCCGCGATCGTGGCGGGCGCGGCGATCCTGAGCTGGCCGGGCGAGGCCGGCTTTGCCGGGCTGTGGCCGGCGCTGTTGGTGCTCGGGGCGTGCCTCGCGTGGGGCATCGATAACAACCTCACCCGCAAGGTATCGTTGACCGACGCCGCGTGGATCGCAGAGGTAAAAGGGCTTTGCGCGGGCACGGTCAATCTGGCCTTGGCCTTCTCGCTCGGCGCGACGCCGCCGCGCCTGCCCGCTATCGCCGCGGCGATGGCCGTGGGCTTCCTGGCTTACGGGGTGAGCCTCGCGCTCTTCGTCGTGGGGCTGCGCCACCTCGGCACCGCGCGCACCGGTGCGTACTTTTCGATCGCACCGTTCTTCGGGGCCCTTTCGGCCCTCTGGCTCGGGGAGGCGGTCACGCCCAAGCTCCTCATCGCCGGAGCGCTGATGGCGCTTGGCGTCTGGTTGCACCTGACGGAGCATCACGCGCACCAACATACCCACGAGGCGCTGGAGCACGAGCACGAGCATGTCCACGACGAGCACCACAGGCACGACCATGACGAGTCCGTTCCCCCCGGCACAAAGCACAGCCATCGCCACCGCCACGAACCGCTGAGGCATCTGCACCCGCATGCTCCGGATGCGCACCACAGGCACCGCCACTGA
- a CDS encoding DUF1259 domain-containing protein has protein sequence MLTLVLISSSVSASLAWAATQTIDAATIEQLTGVKGKLNDKEGVFKVAVPRSDLKVTVAGVRMTPPMGLTSWAAFTKDGEKTLVMGDMVLLEEQVNPVMSVALDSGLEVTALHNHFLWDTPKVMFMHIGGRGDQDTLATAVGKVFTTIKETSEAKAQAPHTEIDTAKTSLDPKKIEGILGVQGEMTDGVYKLTWGRTTKMGEHAIGNTMGVNTWAAFVGSDAQAVVDGDFAMYEDELQAVLKALRSAGINIVAIHSHMKMESPKVAFLHYWGIGSTTELSKALKSALDTQRKTP, from the coding sequence ATGTTAACGTTGGTGCTGATCAGTTCTTCGGTGAGTGCCTCTCTCGCTTGGGCAGCGACCCAGACAATCGACGCAGCCACAATCGAACAACTGACCGGCGTCAAAGGCAAGCTCAACGACAAGGAAGGCGTCTTCAAGGTCGCCGTGCCGCGCTCGGATCTCAAAGTCACTGTGGCGGGTGTGCGCATGACCCCGCCGATGGGACTGACGTCTTGGGCCGCCTTCACCAAAGACGGCGAGAAGACGCTGGTCATGGGCGATATGGTCTTGCTCGAAGAGCAGGTGAATCCCGTCATGAGTGTGGCACTCGATAGTGGGTTGGAGGTGACGGCACTCCACAACCATTTCCTTTGGGACACCCCGAAGGTGATGTTCATGCACATCGGCGGCCGTGGGGATCAGGACACGCTCGCCACGGCGGTCGGCAAGGTCTTCACCACGATCAAGGAAACGAGCGAGGCAAAGGCTCAGGCGCCGCACACCGAGATTGACACGGCGAAGACCTCGCTCGACCCGAAGAAGATCGAGGGCATACTCGGCGTGCAAGGTGAGATGACGGATGGCGTTTACAAGCTCACCTGGGGTCGGACCACCAAGATGGGCGAGCACGCCATCGGAAACACGATGGGGGTCAACACCTGGGCGGCCTTTGTCGGCAGCGACGCACAGGCCGTCGTCGATGGCGACTTCGCGATGTACGAGGACGAGCTACAAGCGGTACTCAAGGCACTGCGATCTGCTGGCATTAACATCGTGGCCATTCATAGCCACATGAAAATGGAGTCGCCCAAGGTGGCCTTCCTGCATTACTGGGGGATAGGCTCGACGACTGAGCTCTCGAAGGCGCTCAAGTCTGCGCTCGATACTCAAAGGAAGACTCCATGA
- a CDS encoding extracellular solute-binding protein, translating into MRALVRMIGGILLGITALSAHPARGATVVVYVSEDQVFSEPILKDFERETGTEVKAVYDTEETKSTGVMNRLIAEKNNPQADVYWANEPIRAEVLKQQGIAVPYFSPNAKEISAAFKDPDGYWTGFSARARVLIVHKRLAEKPDSILAYTDPRWKGRAVIANPLFGTTTAQVAALFIAWGDERARKFMNDLKGNATKISTSNGESADLVAKGEVDFGLVDSDDAVNRMRQGKPVEMICPDQAPGQLGCLILPNAALLLKGASHPQAAKRLIDYLLSRETERKLAFADCAQIPLHPGVETPRDVPKLEKLKTMPTDYAAIARKLREIQAYLKAWVGY; encoded by the coding sequence ATGAGAGCGTTAGTCCGCATGATCGGCGGAATCCTTCTGGGCATTACAGCACTGTCCGCTCATCCTGCAAGGGGTGCCACCGTCGTCGTGTATGTCAGCGAAGACCAGGTGTTTTCCGAACCCATCCTCAAGGACTTTGAGCGAGAAACGGGTACCGAGGTCAAGGCGGTCTACGATACCGAGGAGACGAAGAGCACCGGGGTCATGAATCGCCTCATCGCCGAGAAGAACAATCCGCAGGCCGACGTCTACTGGGCGAATGAACCCATCCGGGCCGAGGTTTTGAAGCAGCAAGGAATAGCGGTACCCTACTTTTCACCCAATGCGAAGGAGATCTCCGCGGCGTTCAAGGATCCCGACGGTTATTGGACTGGGTTTTCGGCCCGCGCCAGAGTGCTGATCGTCCATAAGCGACTAGCGGAAAAACCTGACTCCATCCTCGCCTATACCGATCCCCGGTGGAAAGGCAGGGCGGTCATCGCGAATCCTCTCTTTGGCACCACTACTGCCCAGGTGGCTGCGCTTTTTATTGCGTGGGGAGACGAACGTGCGCGCAAGTTTATGAATGACCTCAAGGGAAACGCCACCAAGATCTCGACAAGCAACGGTGAGAGCGCCGATCTGGTGGCCAAGGGCGAGGTAGATTTTGGCCTGGTCGATAGCGACGATGCCGTGAACCGCATGCGACAAGGCAAGCCCGTTGAAATGATCTGTCCGGATCAAGCGCCGGGGCAACTCGGTTGCCTGATACTGCCTAACGCCGCCCTGTTGCTCAAGGGTGCTTCTCACCCTCAGGCGGCGAAAAGGTTAATCGATTATCTCTTGTCGCGCGAGACCGAACGGAAATTGGCCTTTGCGGACTGTGCCCAAATCCCGCTTCATCCAGGAGTCGAGACGCCCCGTGACGTACCAAAGCTTGAGAAGCTGAAGACGATGCCCACAGACTATGCGGCGATAGCCAGGAAGCTACGAGAAATCCAGGCGTACCTCAAAGCCTGGGTGGGATACTGA
- a CDS encoding iron ABC transporter permease, translating into MMALVLNAPRITLSATVALLLVIGAAPLLAMFVASMTIDDKLSLVHYQELLSSHRAWALLAQSLMLSSLTALCGTVLGVPLGVLFGKTDLPLRHLFVVLFTLPLLLPPYLLAVAWSAVLGREGWLSEMADGGLAAMSSAWLFGLPGCVLVLTTVFMPIAMLLTIAYLKTVDPRLEEAGRLIARRPRVLFGITLPLIRPGLAWAALLIFLLTVGEFSVPMTLRYAVFPVEILTQFSAFYDFGAATAAAVPLALLTVALLVIEWRIARAPRPSMRGFMGSAEGSVIRLGAARVGWCLTVGLICLVLVIVPVGGLVLQTSPTDYVDALGRAGDSLVRSLLYAAIGATLLAVLGFFCGYLVHTRALRAWRGVDFLTLLLLVLPAPVIGMGLISLWNRPATDWIYGTPAMILIGYLAQYLALTSRTTAATLAQIPRSMDEAAAVTGAGWFRRLSMITIPLARPGLLAAWLIAYLFCLRDTGIAMLVYPPGHDTLPVRIFTLMANSPEGLIAALCVLMMIATFLPLAALGLIMKRWRLAL; encoded by the coding sequence ATGATGGCCCTGGTATTGAATGCCCCACGGATCACGCTCTCGGCCACGGTCGCCCTCCTGCTCGTCATTGGCGCGGCGCCGCTCTTGGCGATGTTCGTGGCCAGCATGACGATCGACGACAAGCTGAGCCTCGTGCATTACCAGGAACTCTTATCCTCGCACCGGGCCTGGGCTCTCCTCGCGCAGAGCCTCATGCTGTCGTCCCTGACGGCGCTCTGTGGAACAGTACTCGGTGTACCGCTCGGCGTCTTGTTCGGGAAGACCGATCTGCCGCTCAGGCATCTTTTCGTCGTCCTCTTCACTCTGCCATTGTTGTTACCGCCCTACCTCCTCGCCGTCGCATGGTCGGCTGTCTTGGGGCGGGAGGGGTGGCTATCGGAGATGGCCGATGGGGGCCTCGCTGCGATGAGTTCCGCCTGGTTATTCGGCCTGCCCGGCTGCGTGTTGGTGCTGACCACGGTCTTCATGCCGATTGCGATGCTGCTGACGATCGCTTATCTGAAAACCGTCGATCCCCGCCTTGAAGAGGCGGGACGGTTGATCGCTCGCCGGCCGCGGGTGCTCTTTGGGATCACGCTCCCCTTAATCCGCCCAGGACTCGCCTGGGCTGCGCTGCTCATCTTTCTTCTCACTGTGGGTGAGTTTAGCGTGCCGATGACCCTGCGCTATGCCGTCTTCCCCGTGGAAATCCTGACTCAGTTCTCCGCCTTCTATGACTTTGGCGCAGCCACGGCGGCGGCCGTGCCGCTCGCACTCCTCACGGTGGCATTACTGGTCATAGAATGGCGAATCGCCCGCGCGCCTCGCCCATCCATGCGGGGCTTCATGGGAAGCGCCGAAGGGTCGGTGATCCGCCTGGGCGCCGCCCGCGTCGGGTGGTGCTTGACGGTTGGGTTGATCTGCCTGGTTCTCGTGATCGTGCCGGTCGGCGGGCTCGTGCTGCAAACCTCTCCCACCGACTATGTCGATGCCCTGGGCCGCGCGGGAGACAGTCTAGTCCGTAGCCTGCTCTATGCGGCGATAGGTGCAACCCTCTTGGCGGTGCTCGGATTTTTTTGTGGTTACCTCGTGCACACCCGAGCGCTCCGCGCTTGGCGCGGGGTGGACTTCCTTACCCTCTTGTTATTGGTGCTGCCTGCTCCCGTGATCGGCATGGGCCTCATCAGCTTATGGAACCGACCGGCGACCGACTGGATCTACGGGACGCCAGCGATGATCCTCATCGGTTACCTCGCCCAGTATCTGGCGCTCACGAGCCGCACTACGGCCGCCACCCTCGCCCAGATCCCTCGGTCCATGGACGAGGCGGCGGCGGTCACCGGCGCGGGTTGGTTCCGCAGGCTATCGATGATCACGATCCCGTTGGCACGACCTGGGCTTCTAGCGGCGTGGCTTATCGCGTACCTCTTTTGTCTGCGTGATACGGGCATTGCAATGCTGGTCTATCCCCCGGGCCACGATACGCTCCCGGTTCGCATCTTCACCCTCATGGCCAATAGCCCGGAGGGACTAATTGCGGCCCTCTGCGTTCTCATGATGATCGCGACCTTCCTGCCACTCGCAGCACTCGGTCTGATCATGAAAAGGTGGAGGCTAGCGTTGTGA
- a CDS encoding DUF1080 domain-containing protein → MSTHQWLRFIVASVWLVIGAFQAVEVFAAEALTVNFDDVAQGQLPTGWTIDATNPGGRLAEWRVEPDSNAPSRPHVLTLATVHDTSGSVFNLYWTQDIAFEDGEIEVKVRANTGKEDQGGGLIWRVRDAKNYYVARYNPLESNFRFYYVKDGERTQIASARSIAIKASEWFTIKVTQHGARIEGYLNGKKTLEAKDETFKVAGGVGFWTKADAASSFDDLRVSPAIRY, encoded by the coding sequence ATGTCAACTCATCAGTGGCTCAGATTTATCGTCGCTTCGGTATGGCTTGTTATCGGTGCTTTCCAGGCGGTGGAAGTGTTTGCCGCAGAGGCATTGACCGTGAACTTCGACGATGTAGCGCAAGGACAGTTACCGACAGGCTGGACGATCGACGCCACAAATCCAGGAGGCAGACTCGCCGAGTGGCGCGTCGAACCTGATAGTAATGCCCCCAGCCGTCCGCACGTCCTGACCCTGGCGACAGTTCATGATACGTCGGGATCTGTGTTCAATCTGTACTGGACGCAAGATATCGCCTTCGAGGACGGTGAGATCGAGGTCAAGGTCCGGGCCAATACCGGCAAGGAAGACCAGGGCGGCGGCCTGATCTGGCGAGTGAGAGACGCGAAGAACTACTATGTGGCCCGCTACAACCCCCTCGAAAGCAACTTTCGGTTCTACTACGTGAAGGACGGTGAGCGTACGCAGATCGCCAGTGCCCGTAGCATCGCGATCAAAGCGAGTGAGTGGTTCACTATCAAAGTCACGCAGCATGGCGCGAGGATCGAGGGCTACTTGAACGGTAAGAAAACCCTCGAAGCCAAGGACGAGACCTTCAAGGTGGCTGGCGGTGTAGGCTTTTGGACCAAGGCCGATGCCGCCTCGTCCTTCGATGATCTCAGGGTGTCGCCTGCGATTCGTTACTGA
- a CDS encoding chromate resistance protein, whose amino-acid sequence MKWITRERVKVDRVACPWLIKKFIDAEAEFLFVPADRVLAVAEREGAIPYDVPNVELGHHEGKCSFEAIVSKYCIADPAILLLSKIVHGADVAEDLYGQPEAAGLEAIAEGFRHLDLKDDHEVLAKEFIVYDALYAYCREEVKADRI is encoded by the coding sequence ATGAAGTGGATCACGCGCGAGCGGGTCAAGGTCGATCGAGTGGCCTGTCCCTGGCTCATCAAGAAATTCATCGACGCCGAAGCGGAGTTTCTATTCGTGCCCGCTGATCGGGTACTCGCTGTCGCAGAGCGCGAAGGGGCCATTCCGTACGACGTACCGAATGTCGAGCTAGGCCACCACGAAGGTAAATGTAGCTTCGAAGCCATCGTCTCGAAGTATTGCATCGCAGATCCAGCGATCCTGCTTTTGTCCAAGATCGTACACGGCGCGGATGTGGCCGAGGATCTCTACGGCCAGCCGGAGGCGGCAGGACTCGAGGCCATCGCCGAGGGCTTTCGTCATCTGGACTTAAAAGACGACCACGAGGTCTTGGCCAAAGAGTTCATCGTCTACGACGCTCTCTATGCCTATTGTCGAGAAGAAGTGAAGGCAGACCGCATTTGA
- a CDS encoding MFS transporter, with amino-acid sequence MILSRLKDSLGLRRNIVVMLTATLLLGMGEELWVRFVPKYLEVLGAGAWSIGAYGVLKDFLDAVYQYPGGWLADRLGRRLALVLFTVLAIVGYGVYFVAPRWEWVLLGTLFVMAWSSLTLPAVFAIIGDNLPGTQRAIGFGVQSILKRVPIILAPPLGGALIAAAGFVGGMQIGLAITIVLALVATGIVLRYYDKKGPAGPDGADFRDIWRRVHPSLKRLLLADCLARWAEGIPKVFIVLYVMNVLQLGAFDFGWLTGVQMLTAILVYIPIAKLADRLNRKPFVLLTFVFFALFPLVLAHATNLAWVAVAFVIAGLREVGEPARKALIVDLAHASARGRAVGMYYLVRGLAVFPASLVGGWLWTIDAQLPFYVAFGVGVIAALTYAAWGATEAIPCTTPDALPRGDER; translated from the coding sequence ATGATCCTCAGCCGTTTGAAAGACTCGCTCGGGCTCCGGCGGAATATCGTGGTCATGCTGACGGCGACCTTGCTCCTCGGCATGGGGGAAGAACTGTGGGTGCGGTTCGTGCCGAAGTATTTGGAGGTCCTCGGGGCCGGGGCCTGGAGCATCGGTGCCTACGGCGTGCTCAAGGATTTCCTCGACGCCGTCTATCAATACCCGGGCGGCTGGCTGGCCGACCGTCTTGGACGGCGCCTGGCACTCGTTCTCTTTACCGTGCTCGCCATCGTCGGCTACGGCGTGTACTTCGTCGCACCCCGTTGGGAATGGGTCCTACTGGGGACGCTCTTCGTCATGGCCTGGAGTAGTCTCACCCTTCCCGCGGTCTTCGCCATCATCGGCGACAACCTCCCCGGGACCCAGCGCGCCATCGGGTTTGGGGTGCAGTCGATCTTGAAACGGGTGCCCATTATTCTTGCTCCACCGCTGGGGGGCGCTTTGATTGCGGCTGCAGGGTTTGTTGGCGGGATGCAGATCGGCCTCGCCATCACCATCGTCTTGGCGCTGGTCGCGACGGGTATCGTGCTCCGCTACTATGACAAAAAGGGCCCTGCGGGTCCCGACGGTGCAGACTTTCGTGACATCTGGCGTCGCGTGCATCCGAGCCTCAAGCGTTTGCTGCTCGCCGATTGCCTCGCACGTTGGGCCGAGGGGATCCCCAAGGTCTTCATCGTGCTCTATGTGATGAACGTCTTGCAGCTCGGAGCCTTCGACTTCGGCTGGCTCACCGGCGTGCAAATGCTGACCGCCATCCTAGTCTACATCCCCATCGCCAAACTGGCCGATCGGTTGAACCGAAAGCCTTTCGTATTACTGACGTTTGTGTTCTTTGCCTTGTTTCCTCTGGTGCTTGCCCATGCAACGAACCTCGCGTGGGTCGCCGTGGCGTTTGTGATCGCGGGACTGAGGGAAGTGGGCGAACCAGCACGCAAAGCCTTAATCGTGGATCTGGCGCATGCCTCGGCGCGGGGTCGTGCGGTGGGTATGTATTACCTGGTCCGCGGGCTCGCGGTCTTCCCGGCCTCCCTCGTAGGCGGGTGGCTTTGGACGATCGACGCGCAGTTGCCGTTTTACGTGGCCTTCGGCGTCGGCGTGATAGCCGCTCTCACGTATGCGGCCTGGGGCGCGACCGAGGCGATTCCTTGTACCACACCAGACGCTCTTCCAAGAGGTGACGAGCGATGA
- a CDS encoding transporter, translating into MVDLERSWKWLAGWVCLIGGGWVAPSLAGPPFITNDPDPPEIGQWELILPATLKRNGDGRVSGELVTIDVNYGYDRYTQLSVELPIPYAEGRDGTRQFGVGDVLMEYKRRFGTDETQGYLGINPQITLPTGSERHGLGTGRVTLQLPLLYQRRWGDNWFYGDLRYKWHAGEEGKSYWFLGVALERRLNEKLKLGAELFGTTPQSAEDTFNLGFNLGGRYRWDPERELIASIGRSIFDEPDLTLLIGVKIFISP; encoded by the coding sequence ATGGTCGACCTGGAGCGATCGTGGAAATGGCTGGCAGGATGGGTGTGTTTAATAGGCGGTGGCTGGGTAGCGCCATCTCTGGCTGGACCGCCCTTTATCACGAACGATCCCGACCCACCCGAGATCGGCCAATGGGAATTGATCCTACCCGCCACGCTCAAGCGGAACGGCGATGGCCGCGTTTCTGGAGAGCTTGTGACCATCGATGTCAACTACGGCTATGACAGATACACTCAGCTCAGCGTGGAGCTCCCGATCCCTTACGCCGAGGGCAGGGACGGCACGCGCCAGTTCGGGGTGGGGGATGTGCTCATGGAGTATAAGCGACGCTTCGGGACCGACGAAACTCAGGGTTACCTCGGTATCAATCCGCAAATCACGCTACCGACCGGCAGCGAGCGGCACGGCTTGGGCACAGGCCGCGTGACCTTGCAGCTGCCTCTGCTGTACCAGAGGCGATGGGGTGACAACTGGTTCTACGGCGATCTCCGCTACAAGTGGCACGCCGGTGAGGAAGGCAAAAGTTACTGGTTTCTGGGCGTCGCTCTTGAGCGTAGGCTAAACGAAAAACTCAAGCTCGGCGCTGAGCTTTTTGGCACCACGCCGCAGTCAGCGGAGGATACATTCAACCTCGGTTTTAACCTCGGAGGCCGGTACCGTTGGGACCCGGAGAGAGAACTCATCGCGTCGATAGGGCGATCGATCTTCGACGAACCCGATCTGACCTTACTTATCGGCGTCAAGATTTTCATCTCACCCTGA
- a CDS encoding YnfA family protein → MLKTALLFIATALAEILGCFLPYLWLRRNGPIWLLLPAAASLALFVWLLTLHPAASGRVYAAYGGVYVATALIWLRLVDGVRLSAFDFIGAGVALLGMGIIVLGWRGDA, encoded by the coding sequence TTGCTGAAAACCGCGCTCCTCTTCATCGCCACCGCGCTTGCGGAGATCCTCGGCTGCTTTCTCCCCTACCTGTGGCTGCGCAGGAACGGCCCGATCTGGCTCTTGCTGCCTGCCGCGGCGAGCCTTGCGCTTTTCGTCTGGCTCTTGACACTGCACCCGGCCGCGAGCGGCCGAGTGTACGCGGCGTACGGCGGCGTGTACGTCGCCACCGCTCTCATCTGGCTGCGCCTGGTCGATGGCGTGAGGCTGTCGGCGTTCGATTTCATCGGTGCGGGCGTCGCGCTCCTCGGGATGGGGATCATCGTCCTCGGGTGGCGTGGCGATGCCTAG
- a CDS encoding ABC transporter ATP-binding protein, with translation MEASVVMAVRFQDVTKHYRERMAVREFTLQVQLGERLVLLGPSGCGKTTVLLLLAGLVAPDRGQIDIDDEIVAVDGKNLREPQERGLGMVFQDLALWPHLTVSGNLEFGLKAQGVPAAERRRRIAETLDLMQLQDYAEARPGDLSGGQQQRTALARALVLSPKLLLMDEPLSSLDFELNFQLRQELLQLQRELGFTLIYVTHNLEEAFDIATRIVVMKDGRVERIGDVSEIRAHFQQRLHPLADPANEYTMRRRPSPP, from the coding sequence GTGGAGGCTAGCGTTGTGATGGCGGTGAGGTTTCAAGACGTTACCAAACACTATCGCGAGCGGATGGCGGTCAGGGAGTTCACATTACAAGTGCAGCTTGGCGAACGCCTGGTGCTGCTCGGGCCGTCGGGTTGCGGTAAGACCACAGTGCTGCTCCTGCTTGCCGGGCTGGTTGCGCCCGATCGCGGACAGATCGACATCGACGACGAGATCGTGGCGGTCGATGGCAAGAACCTTAGAGAACCTCAGGAACGCGGGCTTGGGATGGTCTTTCAGGACCTGGCACTCTGGCCGCATTTGACAGTCAGCGGGAACCTCGAGTTCGGGCTGAAGGCCCAGGGAGTTCCGGCGGCTGAGCGGCGGAGGCGCATCGCTGAGACGCTTGATCTGATGCAACTGCAGGACTACGCCGAGGCTCGGCCAGGAGATCTCTCGGGCGGGCAGCAGCAACGCACTGCACTCGCCCGCGCCCTGGTACTGAGTCCCAAGCTCTTACTCATGGACGAACCCTTATCCAGTCTCGATTTTGAGTTGAACTTCCAGTTGCGACAGGAACTCCTTCAACTCCAACGCGAGTTAGGATTCACCCTGATCTATGTGACGCATAACCTGGAAGAAGCCTTCGACATCGCTACCCGGATTGTGGTCATGAAGGACGGACGCGTCGAACGGATCGGGGATGTTTCCGAGATCCGTGCGCACTTCCAACAACGGCTTCATCCACTGGCAGACCCTGCCAACGAATACACAATGCGTAGGCGACCCTCTCCTCCATGA